Within the Clostridium scatologenes genome, the region TTATATCATATTTTGTAGTATATCCAGGTTTAAAGATTAAGTTTTTTTTCTTTTCAGGAATACCAGAGCCAGTATCGCAAATTTCAAAATTAATAAATTCATTATCTTTGCAAATAGAAATTTTTATACTACCTTTATCTTTGATTGATTCCACAGAATTAGAAACTAAATTATTAATAAGAGATAATATAGTGTAAACATGTAAATTTGGAAAATAGTCATTAATGGTTAGAACAAATTTAATATCTTTGCCAAGACAACGAGCATATTTCTCATTAGTTTCAACAATAATATGTCCTATCTTAGTAATATTCATATAGTCAGTTGAATTTTCTGCAGAAATCATTTTGGAAAGACCAGAGTAAATTCTTTGGTTATCTTTTTTTATTTCATGTACTTGACCAGCAATAGCTAATAATTTTGAAGCTAAATCTTTCTGGCTAAAGTCATATTTTGAATCTTGAAAACTTTGATATAAATTATAACAATTTTTAGTTATATTTTCTGCGTCTTTTAGAGATTTTTTCAATTGAACTGATTCTGCATATAAGCCAGAGATAACAAGAAGCATATGTTCATTTTGTTCCTGTTGTTGCTTTGATGCTGCCTTTATCTCATTTAACTTAATTATATTAAAAAAGCTAAGAACAAAAAAACTTCTAATAATTGATATTATAATAATAATGCCTAAGGTAGAGAGATAAAATTTATTACCTAAAAAGCAGTACCTAAAAAATAATTCAACAATGCTTGATATTATATCTATTAATGCACATAAACAACCTAATAAAAGTGGACGGTGGTGCAGTTGGTTTATCTTTGTTAAATAAAAAAGAGTTGAGTAAGTTGCATAATAAAAGAAAGCAGAAAAATGATAAATAAAATCTGGGAAAAATTGAAAACTTCCTTTTACAAAAAAGTCTAAAGTTGTGCGAAATCCTATAACGCCAAAACCAATTATAAATCCTGGTATAAACAAAGGCAATTTTTTTATCCATAGCAAAAAGAATAAAAAAATTGGTGTAGCAAAACTGATACGAAAAGTATCATGAAATGGATACATTTTAAGTTCTCCTGTTAAAGGTATTGTAATAATCATTAGTGCTAGGATAAATAAATCTTCTTTCAATTGCGATACACTTCCTTGAACTTATATTTTACACTTTCAATAAGTATATTTCCAGTTAAATAACTTAATAGAAAAAGGATAGCAGAAAAATTGTAAATATGCTAGTGCTTGGAAAAGTATAACTTTAATGTAATATATATGTTTAATGACGACTATTACATATACAATTGCATAATAGTCGTTACAATTAATTAGTAAACGTATACAAGTGAATAAAAATAATTCAAATATTCATTAGTAAGAAAAATTGAAAAAGTTATTTTGTAGTTTTAAGTTCGATTTAATAGATTTTTATAGGATTTATTATAAAATCTCTATGTAAATGAATTCATGATAAAAAATAAATTTAGAATGTATAAATTAAAAAAGAAAGGATGGTAAAAGTGAAAAAAAAGAAATTAGGTTTAGCCACTCAAATTCTTATCGGACTTATACTTGGTGTTATAGTAGGTGCTGTATTTTATGGAAATCCAGCAGTTAGTACTTATTTACAGCCAATTGGAGATATATTTTTAAGATTAATAAAGATGATAGTTGTTCCAATTGTATTTTCAGCACTTGTAGTTGGAATTGCTGGAGGAGGAGACATTAAACAAGTTGGAAAGCTTGGTGTAAAGACTTTAGTGTATTTTGAAGTGGTAACTACTGTTGCTATCGTACTTGGATTAGTAATAGCTAATGTATTCCACCCAGGAACTGGTATTGATATGCATTCACTTGTAAAGAGTAATATTTCAAATTATGTGAATACAGCTGAAACAGTAGCACATCACGGATTTGCAGATACTTTTGTGAATATAGTTCCTACAAACATTGTTGAATCTCTTGCTAAAGGGGACATGCTTGCAATTATATTCTTTTCTGTTATGTTTGGGTTGGGTGTTGCTGCCATAGGAGAAAAGGGAAAGCCAGTTTTAGCTATATGTCAAGGTGTTGCTGATACAATGTTTTGGGTAACTAATCAAATCATGAAAACAGCACCATTTGGAGTATTTGCATTAATTGGTGTAACAGTTTCAAAATTTGGAGTTAAATCCTTAATTCCTCTTGGTAAGTTAGCAATAACTACTTATGGTGCAATGATATTCTTTGTCTTAGTAGTGCTTGGAATTATAGCAAAAATGGCTGGAACAAGTATTCTTACACTTATAAAAGTATTAAAGGATGAACTTATACTTGCATATAGTACAGCAAGCTCAGAAACAGTTTTGCCAAAAATCATGGAGAAGATGGAGAAATTTGGATGTCCAAAGTCTATTGCTACATTTGTTGTTCCAACAGGCTATTCTTTTAATTTAGATGGTTCAACATTATATCAAGCTATTGCAGCATTATTTATTGCTCAATTATATGGAATGCATTTGCCAATATTAACTCAAATTAATTTAGTAGTAGTATTAATGCTTACTTCCAAAGGTATAGCAGGAGTACCAGGAGTATCCTTTGTTGTGCTTTTAGCTACATTAGGTTCTGTAGGTATACCATTAGAAGGATTAGCATTTATTGCTGGTATTGACCGTATTCTTGATATGGCAAGAACTGCTGTAAATGTTTGTGGTAATTCATTAGCAGTTGTAGTTGTATCTAAACTGGAAGGAAAATATGATAATGAAAAAGGAAAGAAATATGTGGAATCTATTAAAAAGGCTGCATAATTTAAAGTAAGTACAGTGTGACACAACTTTTTAGGTGGAGTCCGCATTGAATATATGGTGTATAAGAGCTCCTAAATTCTCTCAAAAGCTTTTATACACCATATATTCAAAGCTTACTCCACCTAAAAAGTTGTGTAGTAACTATTGTAATTCTAACATGGAAAATTGTTTATAGTACATCAGCAGCCTTCACCTTAATTTTAAGTGTTATAAGTTAAGGTTAAATATAATTTTTAAACTGCGAAAGTTGATTATTTTTAAAGAGTTAAATACATCTCATATTGTGATATAGGATTTTTCACAAATCCTATATGGTTTATAAATCCTTGCATTAAGTTATTATTAGGGAATCCTATTGATAGTTTAGATAAATTTAAATCAATGTAAGCTGAGGATAGTAAAGTTTTTCCTATGGATTTGCATCTATAATGTTTATTTACCCATAAAAATATTATTTTTCCATTAGAGTCTATGCATAAAACTCCTAAGAGACTATATTGTTTATAAGCGCTATAAAAATAAGCATCACCGACTTTATCCATATAATCAATATCATTTTGCCAGTTTATGTGAAAATCCTTTAAATTCTTAAATACTAATTTTATGTCGTTAATATCTTTTCTTTTTATTTCCAACTGCATATTATTATTTTTTATTAAAGGTTTCATGTTTTGAGTATAAAAATAATTTAATTCATATATTTTCTGATAACCCACATTTTCATAAAATTTTATTGCTCTAAAATTATCTTTAATCACTTCTAAAAATAATTGTTTACATCCATTTCTTACAGCTTCATTTCTATGTAGTTTGAATAACTCTATACTTACATTTGTACCTCTATAAGATGGGTGCACAGCAAAGCTTCCGCATCTCATAGTAGGAATACCTTCATAGTTTTTTATTCCTCCTAAAATGATTCCTATAGGATTGTTAGAATCAAATGCTATAAAGGATCTTTCTATAGAATTACCTTCAGTATCAAAAAATCTATTTATGAAAATTTCCTTAGAGATATCCATTTTTATCATATAATCACTAAAGCTAATTTTAAAGGCACTAAAAACTGAATCTATATTTACTTCTGAGCATCTTTTATAGTTAAGCATCTTATTTCTCTCCTTACTATTTCCTATATAGTATATTATACAATAAAAATGTTTTTTTTTATAAATTCAAAGAAAAAAGTTTCAAAGTATGAAGCAAGGTATTTCTCACAAGCAAACTTCATCTGAGTCTAAGAATCACTTCATAATATAGTAATATTGGAAGAAAAATGGTATAATTTTGACAAATGGTAATATACAATTATGGTTTTAAGAGGTGAGACTGGTGTGAAAAATAGAGTATTATTGATATTAGTTTTTGCCGTCATATTTCAACTTTGTTTAATAGGCTGTTATAATGAGCACAGAGGATGTATAGATGTTCCTGACAAAATTATAGTTTATAGTGAGGGTAAACAAAAGGTGATTGAAAAATCCAATAAAAAAATGGACAACATTGTAAAAATAGCAAATAAAAGATTTAATCAAAAGGTTTTTAATATAAAAAAAGGTGTCAATGAAGAGCTTATAAACAAAAGAAAAAACGATGCATTATCTATAGAGTTTATATATCTTCAAGAACATGAAATGGATATTATAGGTAATGGGGTAAAACCGTTTAGGTATACAAGGTTATTTTTCCCTATACAAATGGAAGGACCTCGTAATGAAGAAGAATGTTTTATGTATTATGGAGATGGCAGAAAGTATTTCGATAATCCTATAGCAAATTTATATTATAATGAGGATTTAGTAAACGTTTTATGGGATTTAAAATAAGTAATTCCAAAACACTATTGTAAATTTTATTCTGTATTTTAGTGTCAATTAATGTATAATATTAAAATAACAAAACATAATATATAATAAAAGTTTTTCGATATTATTGAATTATTTCATGATTGTGGTAAGATTTATATATAATAAACTTTAGGAGGTCGTATATCATGTGTTGTTGTTTAAATTGTTTTAAATTTTGTTTAAAATCAAATACGACCTGCATACATTAGAAATATTTTTTGAAATTTAAGGAAGTTTATACACTGCAGGTGATTTTTATTAACCTGTAGTTTTTTATTACCTAAATTCGTATAAATAACTTTTTTGTAATGCATAAAAACAAAAGTATTGAAGGGAGAGACTATTTATGGATTTTTATGTTTATAATACTATATCCAGAAAAAAAGAAAAATTTGCACCTATACTGGAAGGAAAGGTGGGAATGTATACTTGTGGACCTACCGTTTATAATTTTGCGCATATAGGAAATCTAAGAACATATATATTTGAAGATGTATTAAAAAAGTCTTTAAGATATTTAGGATATGAAGTAAAACATGTAATGAATATTACAGATGTAGGTCATCTTCAGTCTGATGCAGACGAAGGTGAAGATAAAATGGAATTAGGTGCAAAACGTGAAAATAAAAGTGTATGGGAAATAGCAAAATTTTATGAAAATGCATTTTTAGATGATTGTAAAAAATTAAATGTGGAAACTCCAACTGTAATTTGTAGGGCTACAGAACATATTGATGATATGATAAATTTAATAAAAAAGCTAGAAGAAAAGGGATACACTTATATATCAAATGGAAATGTATATTATGAGATTGATAAATTTGAAGACTACAATAAACTTGCAAATTTGAGTATGGAAGAATTAGAAGCTGGAAATAGAGTAGAAGTAGATGAAAATAAAAAGAATCCATTGGATTTTGTATTGTGGTTTACAAATTCAAAATTTAAAAATCAAATTATGCAGTGGGATTCGCCTTGGGGAAGAGGATTTCCGGGTTGGCATCTTGAGTGTTCAGCTATGTCTATGAAATATTTAGGAGAAAGAATAGATATACATTGCGGTGGAGTAGATCATATTCCAGTTCATCATACAAATGAAATTGCTCAATCTGAAGGAGCAATAGGACATAAATGGGTAAATTACTGGATGCATGGAGAGTTCCTTGTGCTAGATAGTGGAAAAATGTCAAAATCTAAAGGTGATTTTTTAACAGTAAATAAATTAGAGAAAGAAGGATTTAATCCACTAGTTTATAGATATTTTTGTCTTCAATCAAGGTATAGAAAACAATTATTATTTAGTTTTGATGCACTAAAGGATGCAGAAACCGCATATAAAAAATTGAAAAATAAAGTAGCAGCTTTAGCAAAGGATGTAAAAGAAGATCAAAGATTAGAACTGGAAAAGATAAAAAATTATAGGGATAAATTTGCAGAAAAAATAAGTGATGATTTAAATATGCCAAATGCATTTACTGTCCTATGGGAAGTAGTAAAGGATAATGAACTTACTAGTAGAGAAAAATGTCACTTAGTAGAAAGTTTTGATACAGTACTATCAATGAATTTATTTGAACCAAATGAAGAACAAAGTTTGAATTCTAATGTAGATAGTGAACTTGTAGATAAACTTATAAAAGAAAGAGATATGGCAAGAAAGAATAAAGATTGGTCTAAAGCAGATGAAATTAGAGATGAATTAAA harbors:
- the cysS gene encoding cysteine--tRNA ligase; protein product: MDFYVYNTISRKKEKFAPILEGKVGMYTCGPTVYNFAHIGNLRTYIFEDVLKKSLRYLGYEVKHVMNITDVGHLQSDADEGEDKMELGAKRENKSVWEIAKFYENAFLDDCKKLNVETPTVICRATEHIDDMINLIKKLEEKGYTYISNGNVYYEIDKFEDYNKLANLSMEELEAGNRVEVDENKKNPLDFVLWFTNSKFKNQIMQWDSPWGRGFPGWHLECSAMSMKYLGERIDIHCGGVDHIPVHHTNEIAQSEGAIGHKWVNYWMHGEFLVLDSGKMSKSKGDFLTVNKLEKEGFNPLVYRYFCLQSRYRKQLLFSFDALKDAETAYKKLKNKVAALAKDVKEDQRLELEKIKNYRDKFAEKISDDLNMPNAFTVLWEVVKDNELTSREKCHLVESFDTVLSMNLFEPNEEQSLNSNVDSELVDKLIKERDMARKNKDWSKADEIRDELNSMNIEILDSKEGTKWKLSN
- a CDS encoding sensor histidine kinase codes for the protein MKEDLFILALMIITIPLTGELKMYPFHDTFRISFATPIFLFFLLWIKKLPLFIPGFIIGFGVIGFRTTLDFFVKGSFQFFPDFIYHFSAFFYYATYSTLFYLTKINQLHHRPLLLGCLCALIDIISSIVELFFRYCFLGNKFYLSTLGIIIIISIIRSFFVLSFFNIIKLNEIKAASKQQQEQNEHMLLVISGLYAESVQLKKSLKDAENITKNCYNLYQSFQDSKYDFSQKDLASKLLAIAGQVHEIKKDNQRIYSGLSKMISAENSTDYMNITKIGHIIVETNEKYARCLGKDIKFVLTINDYFPNLHVYTILSLINNLVSNSVESIKDKGSIKISICKDNEFINFEICDTGSGIPEKKKNLIFKPGYTTKYDINGEPSTGMGLPYVKELIKTLKGTVTLKDNSIKSGTIFTIKLPINSLITKGW
- a CDS encoding GNAT family N-acetyltransferase; translated protein: MLNYKRCSEVNIDSVFSAFKISFSDYMIKMDISKEIFINRFFDTEGNSIERSFIAFDSNNPIGIILGGIKNYEGIPTMRCGSFAVHPSYRGTNVSIELFKLHRNEAVRNGCKQLFLEVIKDNFRAIKFYENVGYQKIYELNYFYTQNMKPLIKNNNMQLEIKRKDINDIKLVFKNLKDFHINWQNDIDYMDKVGDAYFYSAYKQYSLLGVLCIDSNGKIIFLWVNKHYRCKSIGKTLLSSAYIDLNLSKLSIGFPNNNLMQGFINHIGFVKNPISQYEMYLTL
- a CDS encoding cation:dicarboxylate symporter family transporter — its product is MVKVKKKKLGLATQILIGLILGVIVGAVFYGNPAVSTYLQPIGDIFLRLIKMIVVPIVFSALVVGIAGGGDIKQVGKLGVKTLVYFEVVTTVAIVLGLVIANVFHPGTGIDMHSLVKSNISNYVNTAETVAHHGFADTFVNIVPTNIVESLAKGDMLAIIFFSVMFGLGVAAIGEKGKPVLAICQGVADTMFWVTNQIMKTAPFGVFALIGVTVSKFGVKSLIPLGKLAITTYGAMIFFVLVVLGIIAKMAGTSILTLIKVLKDELILAYSTASSETVLPKIMEKMEKFGCPKSIATFVVPTGYSFNLDGSTLYQAIAALFIAQLYGMHLPILTQINLVVVLMLTSKGIAGVPGVSFVVLLATLGSVGIPLEGLAFIAGIDRILDMARTAVNVCGNSLAVVVVSKLEGKYDNEKGKKYVESIKKAA